The Sorghum bicolor cultivar BTx623 chromosome 6, Sorghum_bicolor_NCBIv3, whole genome shotgun sequence genome contains the following window.
TGTGAATTTAGACGTCATGCTCTTCTGACTGTTAATATCATAAACTTTGCCTTTTGTATTAAATATTACTTTAACATCGCTATTTATTTTCAcagtattattatcttatcatgtgaTCCGTATGTTTTCAATACAAAAGTTTAATTATCTCGAAGCAACGTACGAGCACGCTACCTAGTACTATAAAATGAAACATAATACATATAACTTGTGTCTACGGACTGCCTCATTGCTTCTGCACCACTAGGAATATATGCACAAACTCAACTTAGGCCTAACCCTGTCAAATCATAGACCCGGAGTGAAGCTACGAGTGATTAACCCTTTAATACAACTCTAATAATATAATAACGATTCTAATAAATGTAATACATAAAAAATTTTATGAAATAAGTTATACATCTTGTCTTACTTTAAAATTTTCTTCTAACATTTGTTGTTGCGAAGTCATTGATTGTAATCTCAGTATTAATTTCATCTAATAATTTCTTCTCGAAGCATAAAGTTATCAAACCATTTAATCTTTCTtgggacattaataattcttcAATAACACAGGCACAATGAATAGGATCCGATAAGCAATAAAAATATTAGGATAACAATCCACTTCCTTGACAAACTAAAAAATCTCCATAGCAGACATTAACTTATGTGGCAAAGTCGACTGCACAACAGCTAACTCAGAAATTATGTAATTTACATAAACATACAATAAACCTAAATTTAATATGTTCGATGCATCATATGGATTTCCTAAATCGCAAACCtaaataaggccctgtttggtttgtGCTGATTTTTTTAGCACCTATCACATCGAgtatttggacacatgcatagagtattaaatatagactatttacaaaactaaaaacacagctagagagtaatttgtgagatgaatcttttaagcctaattagtccatgattagatattaattatcaaataaaatgaaaCAACTACAGTACCTGCTAAATTTTagcacctccaaccaaacacccctaaGTCGAGAATAAAAATTGTGGACAAGAACAGTTTTGTACCTCTATATACGAAGACAAATAGGCAACCAAACAAATGCAGATCAGAAGCTGCGTGATCGACGGCAGAATAGATGCAGGCCAGTGGCCGCTCGCATTCACACAAGATGATAGGATAGTCGATGGCCAATCACTCGTAGTCTTGCGCAGGAACTAGAATTCGTGGCCATGCGGCCCAAGGGACAGAGTCACGAACGTCATGGAACTATGGAAGGCCAGGTAGCTAAATCGACTTGATGCGGTCATGTAGACTCGTATAGACATACAACCGTAGGTATAGACATACAACCATACGTGATCTGCTTTCTTCTTGAGCTgaatactactccctccatatccAGAATACATGACGTTCTAGACCCAAAGCCTGTTTAAACAAAACCTGACGTCCCTCGTCTGCATGCTTAGATTAGGACGCAATTGCCCCTGCCAGCTGCGCGCACGCAGCAATTAATCGCGTTGCTTCTAACCAATCCGCGGATCTGCTTTCTTCTTGAGCTgaatactactccctccatatccAAAATACATGACGTTTTAGACCCAAAGTCTGTTTTCACAAAACCTGACGTCCCTCTTCTGCATGCGCCCCTACCAGGGGCGCGCACGCAGCAATTAATCGCGTTGCTTCTAACCAATCCGCGGATGGACAAAAAACGGGCGCCTATGAGGCTTCGAACTGCCAACCTTGGGACCAACACTCGGATGCACTAGCCGTCTAGACTACAAGATTTTCTTGGAAAGATTGCACCCGTAGACCTATTTAATAAGGGAAAAGGAGGAAAAATATCCTCTAATTAATCACTTCTTGGTTACCACAATCATATCTTAAACGTTAAGAATTTTGGGTATGGAGTGAGTATATACTATACCTACTACTAATGTGTTTGGGGTTGGGCCCCTGGCCTCAAGGGCCTGGTTCGATCGCTCTGCTCGCACCCCTAGGGCCAGGGGTGACTCACCTCCAATTATTTTCCTTAAGCCCAGTTTTGCTATTATATGCCATTTTTTTTGTTGGTTAGCCCTTTTAGCAAGAATATCAGACATATGGCATATGCTACCTCTGATTCCAAATGTAGGTTGTTTTTGTTTGTATTGAAATCGAATGCTCGAATGTAATGAGACACAAGAGATTGAACACAAGATTGAGAGAATGAGAATGAATAAACTGTATGCTTTACTGATTGATCTTGTTGCATTTTAATTATAAAGTCGATGGAATCAAGTGTGTGTGTTCAGACTTCAGACGCGATGATTTCCGGTGATGTTAGTGGTACAAATTAATTAAACGCCGTCTGATCGTACCTAATCTGGTCCTATGCATTGTCTTGTTGGCTGCGATAAGATCATTGATTTCTGTTTGGTATTAACACTCTTCCTTGGTCAAATCTAGTCCTAAGATCAAttaattgcttgtaataatcctCACCGGCCACCGAGGGATTCAGATTGGGTGTTTGCCGTGTAGCCACCTGACCCCATCGTCCACCGACCCGTTCCCTCCCTGATACCGTCTAGGCGTTACTTGGAAGGTCATCTCATGGAATACAAAATGCAAAATTTTAATTATTTTGTAATGATAAAATACagaatacaaaaattttcagggttccaaaatacagaatttattgTTCTCATTATGATCTCTTGAGGCTCTTTTGGTACATATTTTTAGCCTCTTgatactgtcgacgaaagctggtcgacattctaccttggggtatacccacggtagtagtttatcggtagacggtgcgcaaactacgaacttgatggtgacgcaagacacggacaagctttttatccaggttcggccgccgagttggcgtaatacctacgtcgtgcgtctggttgtattgatttgtgttgagagaatatgatgtatgacttgtcctctaggggacccctacccctccttatatatcatgaagggacagagttacaagtaaactatcctatttggtacaatatcttgtagtcttgcggtgcacgccgaccagtcgtgcgccgcacgtcttcatcctatgggccgagccacctctgatggtgcggcccatataggaccatgagggtataggggtttatacccccacagctagtccccgagcaccatgtattgtgatgtaacatgccgtcttgagcttcttcgatcagtgaggcttaacgtcttcaataagcaggaaattcgtccaaacagttgcaaggTATTTTGAccgactcaaaagacagttgatcaacattgacatcgaagaagcaggttgttcgaagaatgcatggtgctcttaatcaaaaaagatttctttcctggtgaagtgtgcccactttacttttctgaaaagtatagtctttcaaaaagaaagcatattcaccgcaaggtgaagtgtgcccacttagtccccgagcctggtagtaggtgacgtaggcacgtggtgcgagggtcaaaagaaaagtcctcaaagaaattctgaaactgagatgcatcgccagatgcatcgtaccgatctagtccccgagcatgctggaaggcgaagtatgagccttgtagcaaggtctaaaaaattgaatttaccagtccccgagcatatcatgctcgtctgcaattgaatagactaatcgaccagtccccgagcatataacgctcggtggtcggtacagtccccgaattctcaaattggtgggctggtcgaccagtccccgagcgtatagtgctcggtggtcggtgcagtccccaagctcttaaattggtgagctggtgaaagccctagtttggttctggataattgatgaaaccctagtactaacctctatgctaagtgtgtgaagacttaatgaggttggtacatgtcaagtgatggagcaagttatgatcatggtgatgatggtgacgaccacaaggtgatcaagtgctcaacttggaaaagaagaaagagaaaaacaaaaccctatggcgatcaaggcaaaggtattgcttagggttttggttttgttgatcaagacaccatagagggtgtgatcacatttaggatagatagccgtactataaagaggggaattctttggctaagcggttatcaagtgccactaggtgtcattgttcatgtgcatgcatttagaacctagtgagctaacttaactccttcgaagaaaataattgtaaaaatgctaacacacgtgcacatgttggtacacacgttgtggtgttggcacactttgagaaggaggtggagtttgaagagtagagagaggatgggtattcggcgcttttcgagaaaataaagtgcatattttctattgcgccggtggaaaaattggagaagtcgcgggagtgtttctcgctgaggaacactcaccggacgctggctctgaggcaccggacgctgtgtctgagcgtccggtgtgcaggctgcctgactcagctagggttaggcaccggacgccaggcaccggacgcaagctggagcgtccggtggtctaaGTCTGGTGTCCgcgcgttttgcaaccctctctgggtgtgagtccggtgagcaccggacgctcagggtgcgtccggtggcttgcgtccggtgaccctgcgagtttgcggaactctctgcgcatgagtctggtgtgcaccggacgcgtccggtgctaacttgctcaagcgtccggtgctctgcaggttaccgttagactctaacacgcggctgacgttggagcaccggacgctggtgttgagcgtccggtgcccctttaagagcgtccggtgaccccgtatttcgcccagtgaaagagccaacggctctatttgtttgagggactataaatacgtgtttggccggcttggggcacacactcttggcattctaacatacttgacatccttgtgagcctaagcaaacacctcccactcatcttcttcatagattatacatctttgtgagattgggagtgattccaagtgcatttgcttgagtgattgcatctagtggcacttgaagatcgttctagctgcggttttcttgttactattggtggttgccgccacctagacggcttggagcagtggaggaggattggcacgggttggtgattgttcgtggccatctcccggtgattgtgaggggtcttgtaccttccccggcggagagccgaaaggtaactctagtggattgctcgtgtcattgagttacctcacttgtgggtaggttcttgtggtgtcctagtgaggacgaggttcgtgctacacctcttagccaccgaaccaccaagtgttgggacacaacggggacgtagcgtgccggcaagcacgtgaacctcgggagaaaaatcggtgtctcaattgtgtttgattggcattctcccggtgcttgattgtttatattggtgattggttcatcccctcctcggtggtataattatctcatccactcttttactctcccacaaactagagtagcttacttacttgtatagaaactttaggtagctttctagtgtaagtagtgacatagctcttgtgtgcctagtgattatatcaactagaattgttggataggtggcttgcaaacatcccattagagctagagcaaaaagcttcgttttgttatttactaacctcttgctctagtgagtttgtagaatttttaaataggctgttcacccccctctagccatattaggacctttcagctggtcgaccagtcctcgagcgtatagtgctcggtggtcggcacagaccccgagcacggcgtagggaccggtggacaagtccccgagcgtggttgggaacgtaaacgtgctcggtggtcggcacagtcttcgagcacaacatagagagtagtcgacaagtccccgagcgtggttgggaacgtaaacgtgctcggtggtcggagcagtccccgggcacagcgtagggaatagtcgacgagtccccgaacgtagcttgtcgactggaccaaactcctgaaaaataaatatagaaaaaatagatagtacatgatgtataaataaactctagataaaaaatcagcactgaggtaagttttagattttttattataaaattagcacgagtagttaattcatcctagagcttgtatcagctctggtctagccaacaatcagcatgaggtgcggaacctaggcacgcgtaggattgtcagccacgacagagagctactgccgaccacccggaacgcagagggcggatctcgtgcacgtgtagggaggagtcggagacagtaccggctctggaaagctcgtgtaggagaaaaaactagtcggctaaaaaagttattttgaagaataataatattaaaaatattatgccaaaaataaataaaatattagaagtgtacttatctttgaaagaaagtctagtcggtgacgacaaaattgtccggccctcgagcttttcgacttgtcatgacggtggtcgctgttgtcatagcgtcgttcttcgcggcgattattattgcgactggtggtcagagcaagtgggccaaacaatttggtcgatggcccgagtaggtcggtgttgtcgatctgccttcctttgtagcagggaagcgggtgacgcgttgtcggcgtggtcggaaacgttgctggagtagtcggagtcgtagccagcgtggttggagtcgcgaccgacgtcgatgaagaagtgattggcgcagatcggatctacgccacctccgtggtcgtggcggtgaagctgttgaagctaacgatgaacgtgaagtcgcctgccatggccgcgaagtcggggatgatggccatcttgttcgtcgggagagctgtacgcacaccccctacctggcgcgccactgtcgacgaaagctggtcggcagtctaccttggggtatacccacggtagtagtttatcggtagacggtgcgcaaactacgaacttgatggtgacgcaagacacggacaagctttttatccaggtttggccgccgagttggcgtaatacttacgtcctgcgtctggttgtattgatttgtgttgagagaatatgatgtatgacttgtcctctaggggacccctgcccctccttatatatcatgaagggacagagttaaaagtaaactatcctatttggtacaatatcttgtagtcttgcggtgcacgccgaccagtcgtgcgccgcacgtcttcattctatgggccgagccacctctgatggtacGGCCCATATAGGACCGTGAGGGTATAggagtttatacccccacagagaccaaaatccaaaattaggaatgataaatatttttaaaaaaatacataatttttagttttatTATGCAAAAATGATAGATCAAAATTCAGAATTTCTTAAAGAAAAgtgaactaaacaccatgtggTGTGGGTAGTTTGACCCGTGGATCAGCGTGCGTACATTCCAAGCCCAGCCCAAGCTAAAAGGGCCAGTGACGTGCGTACTGAGCCATCCACGGTTACCGGGGTTTGAACAACCTGGGCCATAGTCCATGCGGCCTCTGAGTGCCCGTTGTGCCGGGCCAGTGACGTGCCTTTTCCGACTGGGCTCATCGTAGCCCGGGACGAGGACTAAccgagtggcggcggcggcggcggccgcggccgagACTCTAAGAAGCCTAGGACTCTAGGTCCTGCGACGACTCTAGGTGCCGCCATGGCGGAGTCATCGAGCTCGAGGGGCAAGAGGATAAGGTTAGAGGAGGAATCCCACCGATTCGGAGGAGATCGTGGGGAAGAAAGTATCTATGCCGATGAGATCGGGCGCCTCCCCGACGACATGCTCACAAATATCATCACCCTCCTCCCCACCAGAGACGGCGCCCGCACGCACGCCATCTCCCGGCGATGGCGGCCCCTCTGGCGCGCCGCGCCTCTCAACCTGCAGGTGGATCGCAGCCTCTCCGGCCAGGATCGCAAGCGTATCATCTTTGTCCCTAAGATCCTTGCCGATCACCCCGGCCCAGCCCGCCGCTTGGCACTCCCCATGATCCGCCTTCGCAACCGCTACGCCCAGATCGACGGCTGGTTGCGCTCGCAAGCTCTCACAGGCCTCCAGGAGATCAAGTTCTGCTACGAGGTCGAGGACCCGGAGGTGCCGTACCCTCTGCCGCCTTCTGCGTTACGCTTCGCGCCCACCCTCTGCGTAGCCGAGTTTTGCTGCTGCGACTTCCCCAATGAGATGGCGCTGTCGCTGAACTTTCCCTGCCTCAAGAACCTTACTCTGAACAGAGCCTCCATGTCGGAGGCCGCCCTTCACTGCCTGCTGTCTAGTTGCCCTGTTCTGGAGAGCCTCTGGTTGGAAGGGAACGTCGGCGTTGGCTGCCTCCACATTAACTCGGCAACTCTTATGAGCATCAGCTTCAGAGCTTTATCCTCTTGGAACAGAGTTAGAAATCCTATCATGCTCCAAGAGCTTGTCATCGAAGATGCCCCTTGCCTTCAAAAATTGCTACTGATTGATCCGAAAAATGGTCCTGCAACCATTCGTGTAATGCAGGCCCCTACACTCAAGATAATGGGCATGCTTTCTGCTGGCATATCAGAACTCGTGCTTGGAACTACAGTTTTTCAGGTAGCTGCAATTATTTTGGATCTTGCAGTCTGCTTTTCTATATGCTGCCTAGTAATTGTGCCTAATGTCTCTTGTTtttgttttcaaaattttcaccAGGAAATGGTTGCCCTAAGCTTGACAACCTTGATGCCCACTGTAAAGGTCTTGTCACTTGTCTCTTTGGGACCTAATCTGGACTCAGTTGTTCATTTTCTCAAGTGTTTCCCTTGTGTGGAGAAGCTATATATCACGGTGAGTATTTGTTCTTTCATTTGGATGCCAGAAGGCACATCAGAGACAAACATATATAATGATGAACAAAagtattactccctccattccaaattactcgaaattataagtcattctaacttTTCTAGGCACATAGTTTTCACTATGCATCTAGGTATATTATGGATATATAGCTTTTACTATTATAACTAGAAAAGCCAGAAccatttataatttagaatagacaGAGTATTACTTAGCAACTGTATTCATAGTGgtttcttttccttttgcagTCTCACACACAAAAGAATATGAAAAATGCACGGAGCTATGATCCACTGAATCCAATCGAATGTCTCGAGCTTCATCTCAAAAAAGTTGTCATCAATAATTATCATGGCATGAGGCCTGACGTCGACTTTGCCAAGTTCTTTGTTTTGAATGCAAAAATGTTAAGGGAAATGATTTTTGGAGTCACCAACCACTGCAGTGATAAGTGGATGTCTAATCAACGCAGACGTCTTCAactagacaacaaagcttcacAAGGCGCTCAATTTGCATTCGGACGTGATTACAGCATGTCTATCACCAGGTCTCCTAAACCTGATGATCCCTTTGAGTGTATGGAACCAGGAAAATTTCCTTAGTCAGCCAGCGGGTGAATTAGCTTGTGATATTTTGTGATGCAATAGGGTGTGCATAGCAGCATATACAGGAGTTGCTCATGGCGCTGTAGTGAAGCAGCCCCATGTCCAAAGACTGCTCGTTTCAACATAATTATTTTATCTTTGCTTATTCAAGAAGCTAATGACACTAATGAATTGCTATGCTTATTTATCACTGAAACAGATCATAGGGGAAAAcctaaggctagtctcaatgcatgtttcatgagagtgtcatgcacattaaatagagtgccacataagtaaaattgctgacttggcagggtcattaaataaaggagtttcatcagatgagagaggagtttcaaccccatgaaactcatgtggctcggttacctagtttatagtcttggtaactgtgtcatgaaactatgcattgagactggcctaatagcACGACCCATAAATTAATGTTATGTTCCATATACATGCTTCAGTCTGATGCAATGTAATGTGTTGGATCCTCCACTCCATGATTGTGGCATACATTTCTATCTTTGTGCCTCATCTGGAAGTAACATATTTGTGGTGTTTGGAAATCTGAATGATTTTGCCCTTGGTTCTCATCCATTAAGTATGGATATTATTGGATTATCATGGGACTTGtttggttgttgttgttgacCTGGCAAACCTATCTGACTAATGCTAATTTTGCGGAATAAAAAAACGACAATAGTTAATTTTTAAAGGTGATAGAAATGATTTTTTTCTAGGTCTGAAATCGTTTTTTATTAAGCAGATATTTTTCATTAAGCAGATAGGAAGGTTTAAAAGGTTACAGTAGTGTGTTTCTGTTCTTACTAGCGAGTCACCAACAAGACCGGGACACTAATGAGAATGGAGCAACTAAGGTGAATAACCCTCAATTTATGTGACAGTCATAACCGCACCCTTCCTATGCCGCCTAATCAGCAAGAGCGCATCCATTGTCTCCCTCTTCATGGGTGAAAGCAACAGAGTGAAGGCTTGTTGAAACTCTTCAAAGGATGCCTGGGATCTCTATGGCAGTTTCGAAGCCTAACCTCTTCATAACCTTCCTCGCTTGAGCTTTTGGTTTCGCCTCTCTAAACTCATTTTTGGCCGCTAGACGAGCACTGCACTTGGGCACGAAATTGTCTCCACATCATAGTTGATCACTTTGGTCACCCTCAACCTAGGAGGAGATGCGACGTGGGGCAGGCTAGATGGCATGTAGGCCACAACCTAGCGACACAAGAGCCCCATCAGGGCCATCAATCTCCATAGGGGAAGGCAATGTAGAGCTCGATGTCGTGACAGGGGGCATACACTCAGCATGATCCCAACAATGACCTGCCAGACTATAAAAGAGTAAAGGAATTTAAAAAATAACCTCTCATCCTAATATTTCTTACCCACCTAAACCCTTGTCCCTTAGATGTCCTTTAAAATAGATCTAACGTATCTATATTTTTCACCCTAATTTGACAACAGGCTCaaccagaaaaatatttattgttTATGCGTGTTCTCTCTTGCGTATCCTTGGCACATATTTCCACTATCATCGACCCTACCCGCCCGCTGTACACGTGTCTTTCCTACATAACCCTTGAAAAAGGAAATCTCTTTCCTACATAACCCTTGAAACGCGTCGTCGCTATCCCACATTGTTGTCTCGTTGTCGTCTATCATGCCACATTTGAAACACGCTGATTGGAACAAGACAGTGCCGCATGCGCTAGCTCCTGCAGGCTCCGCGGTGGCGGGGAGGCCCTTTACGACGCCCCTACACGTGGGTATTGAGCCGTAATGTGTGCGCCCAAAGGTGAAGTTACGTTCAGGGTAGAAGTGAACACACAATAAAACCTTTTTTTGTTCAGTCAACAGATTACAGAACAGATCTATGAAATGCACGAAGCTCTGATGTGTTCAATCCACTAGCAGCAGCTATATCGAACTTATACTATGTTGTAGCATCATGCAGCTTCGAAAGATTGCAAGTTTTCCCTGCAACTTTGTAAAGGGCCTGCCAGTTGTGTGCCTGGAACTTGTATTATGCAGTTGTTGtctttgttttgtttgattgatAGAGATAGACTTTGGCGTTTAGATGGAGATGATCATCTAGATTCCAAAGTAGGGACTGTTTGGGCTGAGCACTCGAGTTGTTTGAAATTAGTAAAAGTTAGAGAAATAGAAGGGACAGATATGGGTTTCAGGGCTCCCTTTTCGGCTAGTGGACAGGCTTCAGTAGTTCAGTTATCCCTTTTTGGGATGTGTTAGTTCCTTCTTTCTTGACAAAATTTTCATAGCTATTTTcctttgtaaaaatatgaaacgacTGAATTCGTATTCACTtccaaaaaatatgaaacaatTGAATTCATATTCACTTTTATAGTGGCCATTCTGGTTAATTATGCAGTTCCATCTATTAGTGTGCATTATTTTAATTCTGACAACGATGttgtcttaggccttgttcagttcgcgaattttttttgtttttgctactgtagcactttcgtttgtatgtgacaattattatccaattatagagtaactatgctcaaaaatgtcttgcaaattacagacaaactgtgcaattagtttttattttcgtctatatttaatgctctatgtatgtgtacaaagattcgatgtgatgaagaatcttgaaagtttttgggaactaaacaaggccttataataCTTTTGAGTGCATGACAGATACTCCATCTGTCCTAAAAAGAGTATTGTATAGGGTTTCATGttggtcaaattttttaaagtttaactaggtttgtagaaaatattagcaacatttatatatctaaataagtatattataaaatatattcatggactgatctaataatactaattatgcaCCATAAATGGATGCCCGTAAATGCTAAGTGATATATATAGCACAAATTGAAAGGtcataatatggctagaggggggtggatagcctatttaaaaattctacaaactcactagagcaagaggttattaaataacaaagcgaagctttttgttcTAACTCTaacggggtgtttgcaagccacctattcaacaattctagttgatatgatcactaggcacacaaaagCTATGTCACTataagctacactagtgaactatgctacacaaggcaaagtaagcaactaaactaattacactaatttgcggtaagtaaaggatAAGATAGGATATTTATACAattgtgtaggggatgaaccaatcaacaatatcaacaatcaagcaccggaagaatgccaatcaaacacaattgagacaccaatttttctaccgaggttcacgtgcttgccggcacgctacgtccctgttgtgtcgaccaacacttggtggttcgacggctaagaggtgtagcacgaacctcgtcctcactaggacaccgcaagaacctacccacaagtgaggtaattcaatgacacgagcactttactagagttatctttcggctctccgccgggaaaggtacaaaacccctcacaatcactgaGAGATggtcacgaacaatcaccaactcgtgccaatccttctccgttgctccaagccatctaggtggcggcaaccaccaagagtaacaagaaaaccgcagccaaattgatccccaagtgccactagatgcaatcactcaagcaaatatacttggaatcactcccaatctcagaaagatggttaatctatgaaggagatgagtgagaggagtttgcttaggctcacaaggatgtcaagtagtcaagaatgtcaagagtgtgagccccaagcgAGCCAACAActattataagcccctcaaacaaatagagccgttggctctttcactgggcaaaagtcaaGGTCACCGAACGCACAGCAggtgaccaccggacgcacaaccCCTGCGTCTGGTGCTCTAGATCCAGCCACGTGTCAGCTAATCGAGCCTCGCGcgttgatctctaacggtcaaattcgaagcaccggacgcggtcaagtgagcaccggacgtgtccAGTACACACCGGACCCGTACACAGAGAGGTTGTTTATCGCGTGGGGTCACCGGACTCGCACCACCGGACTCACTACGAGTgtccggtgctctcagtcaaacTCACAGCTGACGCAGAAACAGGGTCTAACCTGCGTCCAGTGCTTGGCGTCCGGTGTACACAGCTAACTTCGCCAGACACTAACAACACACCGAATGCGcaagctcagcgtccggtgcctgcggtcagagcgtccggtgagtgtttttcagtgagaaacactccgacgacttctccaaactttccaccggcgcaatataaaatatgcattttattttctcaaaagcgctaaATCCCGTCTCGCAAGCTTGGCggaagggagagaggaac
Protein-coding sequences here:
- the LOC8072063 gene encoding FBD-associated F-box protein At5g60610, translated to MAESSSSRGKRIRLEEESHRFGGDRGEESIYADEIGRLPDDMLTNIITLLPTRDGARTHAISRRWRPLWRAAPLNLQVDRSLSGQDRKRIIFVPKILADHPGPARRLALPMIRLRNRYAQIDGWLRSQALTGLQEIKFCYEVEDPEVPYPLPPSALRFAPTLCVAEFCCCDFPNEMALSLNFPCLKNLTLNRASMSEAALHCLLSSCPVLESLWLEGNVGVGCLHINSATLMSISFRALSSWNRVRNPIMLQELVIEDAPCLQKLLLIDPKNGPATIRVMQAPTLKIMGMLSAGISELVLGTTVFQEMVALSLTTLMPTVKVLSLVSLGPNLDSVVHFLKCFPCVEKLYITSHTQKNMKNARSYDPLNPIECLELHLKKVVINNYHGMRPDVDFAKFFVLNAKMLREMIFGVTNHCSDKWMSNQRRRLQLDNKASQGAQFAFGRDYSMSITRSPKPDDPFECMEPGKFP